The Halobacterium sp. CBA1132 genome has a segment encoding these proteins:
- the gatA gene encoding Asp-tRNA(Asn)/Glu-tRNA(Gln) amidotransferase subunit GatA produces MSLNAYITDEEIEGSDDGPLAGKTVAVKDNISTEGVRTTCGSKMLEAYVPPYDATVVERLKDAGATIPGKTNMDEFGMGTTTETSYFGATKNPVDEDHVPGGSSGGSAAAVAAGDADLALGTDTGGSIRCPAAFCGVVGIKPTYGLVSRYGLVAYANSLEQIGPIAPTVEDAAALLDVIAGPDENDGTTREVRSTSDGRAGDARETSEEGADTDFASAADGDVDGLTIGVPTELVEGAEDGVVEAFDAAIDDLREQGASVEEVSLPSVEYAVAAYYVIAMSEASSNLARFDGVRYGNSGGYDGNWNESFAEARSEGFGDEVKRRVLLGTYALSAGYHDKYYKQAQEARAWVKQDFDEAFEDVDVLASPTMPILPPELGESLDDPLKMYLADANTTPVNLANLPAISVPAGESDGLPVGLQLVGPAFGEETIINAAAAVED; encoded by the coding sequence ATGAGCCTGAACGCGTACATCACCGACGAGGAAATCGAGGGCAGCGACGACGGCCCGCTCGCCGGGAAGACCGTCGCCGTCAAGGACAACATCTCCACGGAGGGCGTCCGGACGACCTGCGGGTCGAAGATGCTCGAAGCGTACGTCCCGCCGTACGACGCCACCGTCGTCGAACGCCTCAAAGACGCGGGCGCGACCATCCCCGGGAAGACGAACATGGACGAGTTCGGGATGGGGACGACCACGGAGACGTCGTACTTCGGCGCGACGAAGAACCCCGTCGACGAGGACCACGTTCCCGGTGGCTCTTCGGGCGGCAGCGCGGCGGCGGTCGCGGCGGGCGACGCGGACCTCGCGCTCGGCACGGACACTGGCGGGTCGATTCGGTGTCCCGCGGCGTTCTGCGGCGTCGTCGGCATCAAGCCGACCTACGGGCTCGTCTCCCGGTACGGACTGGTCGCGTACGCGAACAGCCTCGAACAAATCGGTCCCATCGCGCCGACCGTCGAGGACGCCGCGGCGCTTCTGGACGTCATCGCGGGGCCGGACGAGAACGACGGCACCACCCGCGAGGTGCGCAGCACCTCGGACGGTCGAGCGGGCGACGCCCGCGAGACGAGCGAGGAGGGCGCGGACACGGACTTCGCGAGCGCCGCCGACGGTGACGTCGACGGCCTCACGATTGGCGTGCCCACGGAACTCGTGGAGGGCGCCGAAGACGGCGTAGTGGAAGCGTTCGACGCGGCCATCGACGACCTCCGCGAGCAGGGCGCGAGCGTCGAAGAAGTCAGCCTGCCGTCGGTCGAGTACGCCGTCGCGGCGTACTACGTCATCGCGATGTCGGAGGCGTCCTCGAACCTCGCGCGCTTCGACGGCGTCCGGTACGGCAACAGCGGCGGATACGACGGCAACTGGAACGAGTCGTTCGCCGAAGCGCGCTCGGAGGGCTTCGGCGACGAGGTGAAACGCCGCGTCCTCCTCGGAACGTACGCCCTGTCGGCGGGCTACCACGACAAGTACTACAAGCAGGCCCAAGAGGCCCGCGCGTGGGTGAAACAGGACTTCGACGAGGCGTTCGAGGACGTCGACGTGCTCGCCTCGCCGACGATGCCGATTCTCCCGCCCGAGCTGGGCGAGAGCCTCGACGACCCGCTGAAGATGTACCTCGCGGACGCGAACACGACGCCCGTGAACCTCGCGAACCTCCCCGCCATCTCGGTGCCCGCCGGCGAGTCCGACGGCCTCCCCGTCGGCCTCCAGTTGGTCGGCCCCGCGTTCGGCGAGGAGACGATTATCAACGCCGCGGCTGCGGTCGAGGACTGA
- the gatC gene encoding Asp-tRNA(Asn)/Glu-tRNA(Gln) amidotransferase subunit GatC — MSDSVDADEVEHVADLARVDLDDEERAQFADQFGDILEHFEALEEVPEVEAEPDLVNVMRSDEVEDSLTQEQALQNADDSEDGRFKGPKVS; from the coding sequence ATGAGCGATTCTGTGGACGCCGACGAGGTCGAGCACGTCGCGGACCTCGCGCGCGTGGACCTCGACGACGAGGAGCGCGCGCAGTTCGCCGACCAGTTCGGCGACATCCTCGAACACTTCGAAGCACTCGAAGAGGTGCCCGAAGTCGAGGCCGAACCCGACCTCGTGAACGTGATGCGCAGCGACGAGGTCGAGGACAGCCTCACGCAGGAGCAGGCCCTGCAGAACGCCGACGACAGCGAGGACGGGCGCTTCAAGGGCCCGAAGGTGTCGTAA
- a CDS encoding transcription initiation factor IIB family protein, whose translation MSDTTRTRDVREDAESETEDEREAVDEELHCPECGGNLAVDDERGETVCEDCGLVVEEDSIDRGPEWRAFGSEENDQKSRVGAPTTNMMHDKGLSTNIGWQDKDAYGNSLSSSQRQKMQRLRKWNERFRTRTSKERNLKQALGEIERMASALGLPKNVRETASVIYRRALDEDLLPGRSIEGVATSSLYAAARQAGAPRSLDEVANVSRVERDEIARTYRYVARELGLEVAPTDPASYVPRFCSDLGLTDEVERRARDLLESAEKAGLYSGKSPVGLAAAAVYAASLLVDERITQSQVSDVANVSEVTIRNRYHEILEAGGEANVEA comes from the coding sequence ATGAGTGACACCACGCGAACCCGCGACGTGCGCGAGGACGCCGAGAGCGAAACCGAAGACGAGCGCGAAGCCGTCGACGAGGAACTCCACTGCCCCGAGTGCGGTGGCAACCTCGCCGTCGACGACGAGCGCGGGGAGACCGTCTGCGAGGACTGCGGCCTCGTCGTCGAGGAGGATAGTATCGACCGCGGCCCCGAGTGGCGCGCGTTCGGCAGCGAGGAGAACGACCAGAAGTCCCGCGTCGGCGCGCCGACGACGAACATGATGCACGACAAGGGGCTGTCGACGAACATCGGCTGGCAGGACAAAGACGCCTACGGCAACTCCCTGTCCAGCAGTCAGCGCCAGAAGATGCAGCGCCTCCGCAAGTGGAACGAGCGCTTCCGCACGCGAACGTCGAAAGAACGGAATCTGAAGCAAGCGCTCGGCGAAATCGAGCGGATGGCCTCCGCGCTCGGCCTCCCGAAGAACGTCCGCGAGACGGCCTCCGTCATCTACCGCCGCGCCCTCGACGAGGACCTGCTGCCGGGTCGCTCCATCGAGGGCGTCGCCACGAGCTCCCTGTACGCCGCCGCTCGGCAGGCCGGCGCCCCTCGGAGTCTCGACGAGGTGGCGAACGTCAGCCGCGTCGAGCGCGACGAAATCGCGCGCACGTACCGCTACGTCGCCCGCGAACTCGGCCTCGAAGTCGCGCCCACGGACCCCGCGAGCTACGTCCCGCGGTTCTGCTCGGACCTCGGACTCACCGACGAGGTCGAACGACGCGCCCGCGACCTCCTGGAGAGCGCCGAAAAGGCAGGCCTCTACTCCGGGAAATCCCCCGTAGGGCTCGCTGCCGCGGCGGTGTACGCCGCCAGCCTGCTCGTCGACGAGCGCATCACGCAGAGCCAAGTCAGCGACGTCGCGAACGTCAGCGAAGTCACCATCCGCAACCGCTACCACGAGATTCTGGAGGCCGGCGGGGAGGCGAACGTCGAAGCCTGA
- a CDS encoding NUDIX hydrolase: protein METTRHFTATVYVVNDGATALHEHDRLGLTIPPGGHVDRDELPHEAGKREVEEETGLEPTLLGEAPDVPAPDGFALPSPRYQLCYDINVHEDGTVGHQHIDHVYFATVPSRDIDPADGEAGVDAWTWYDPTDLRESDLDADTVQIALEAIGAASDA from the coding sequence ATGGAGACGACGCGTCACTTCACCGCCACCGTCTACGTCGTCAACGACGGCGCCACTGCGCTCCACGAACACGACCGCCTCGGCCTCACGATTCCGCCGGGCGGCCACGTGGACCGCGACGAACTCCCGCACGAAGCCGGCAAACGCGAAGTCGAGGAGGAGACCGGCTTAGAGCCGACGCTGCTCGGGGAAGCGCCGGACGTGCCCGCGCCCGACGGCTTCGCGCTGCCGTCGCCGCGCTACCAGCTCTGCTACGACATCAACGTCCACGAGGACGGCACGGTCGGCCACCAGCACATCGACCACGTCTACTTCGCGACCGTTCCCTCACGGGACATCGACCCCGCGGACGGCGAAGCGGGCGTCGACGCGTGGACGTGGTACGACCCCACGGACCTCCGCGAGAGCGACCTCGACGCCGACACTGTCCAAATCGCGCTAGAGGCCATCGGCGCTGCCAGCGACGCGTAG
- a CDS encoding PHP domain-containing protein, whose translation MLSVELHAHSELSYDGRDPVEMLLEQAQAVGLDALAVTDHDEIEASLRAADLAEEYGLVGIPGMEVTSADGHVLALGVEEAVPSGEPFVDTLDEIRDRGGLAVVPHPFQSSRSGVAPNISTATLASADAIEVYNSRLLTGRANRKAERFARTHNLPMTAGSDAHIAEMVGQAVTRVGADERSLDGILDAIRDGRTSVEGKRTPWRISFRQAAGGAKRRVKNRLAEFF comes from the coding sequence GTGCTTTCCGTCGAACTCCACGCGCACTCCGAACTCTCCTACGACGGCCGCGACCCCGTCGAGATGCTCTTAGAGCAGGCGCAGGCGGTGGGGCTCGACGCGCTCGCGGTCACCGACCACGACGAAATCGAGGCGAGCCTCCGGGCCGCCGACCTCGCCGAGGAGTACGGCCTCGTCGGCATCCCCGGGATGGAGGTGACCAGCGCTGACGGCCACGTCCTCGCCCTCGGCGTCGAGGAGGCGGTGCCGTCGGGCGAGCCGTTCGTGGACACGCTCGACGAGATTCGCGACCGCGGCGGTCTCGCCGTCGTCCCCCACCCGTTCCAGTCCTCGCGAAGCGGCGTCGCGCCGAACATCTCGACGGCGACGCTGGCGTCCGCCGACGCCATCGAGGTGTACAACTCGCGGCTGCTGACGGGCCGCGCGAACCGCAAAGCCGAGCGGTTCGCGCGCACCCACAACCTCCCGATGACCGCGGGCAGCGACGCCCACATCGCGGAGATGGTGGGGCAGGCGGTGACCCGCGTCGGCGCCGACGAGCGCTCGCTCGACGGCATCCTCGACGCCATCCGGGACGGCCGGACGAGCGTGGAGGGCAAGCGCACGCCGTGGCGCATCAGTTTCCGGCAGGCGGCGGGCGGCGCCAAGCGCCGCGTGAAGAACCGCCTCGCGGAGTTCTTCTGA
- the purL gene encoding phosphoribosylformylglycinamidine synthase subunit PurL yields the protein MPLAESDRRLVEAELGRDPTRAEAALFENLWSEHCAYRSSRPLLSAFTTDSDDVVVGPGDDAAVVSVPGTDQLVTFGVESHNHPSYVDPYDGAATGVGGIVRDTLSMGAYPIALADALYFGGFDRDHSRYLLDGVVEGISDYGNAIGVPTVTGSTQFHDGYEGNPLVNVACVGLVTEDRLVTAAAKEPGNKLVLVGNATGRDGLGGASFASEDLAEDAETEDRPAVQVGDPYTEKLLVEANEALVDEGLLQAARDLGAAGLGGASSELVALGGLGARIDLNEVHQREPNMNALEILLAESQERMCYEVRPEDVERVREIAERFDLGCSVIGEVTDGNYVCEFDSEAQGASEDASGDSREPETVVDAPAEFLADGAPMNDLEREEPTEPETDLPDAALGEAFDAVLSSPNTASKRWVYRQYDHEVGNRTLRRPGEDAAALTLPEADGETALAFSAGANPNWTTASPYRGAYATAVENATNLAAVGAEPLAAVDCLNGGNPEKPDVYGGFAAAVDGLADGCRAVDAPVVGGNVSLYNDSVAGPVPPTPTLAMIGVRQGYDAPGMAAAGDGSLVLVGGHDETLGGSEYLAQFDGSAPFPEVGAAGVAGVRTAANHDATLAVHDVSDGGLAVTLAEMVDEDAGVAVDVPSIDALFSEAPGRAVVETTDADALREAIDAPVVDIGEATGDGALALAVAGQSVDYDFAEIVDARSVLERELD from the coding sequence ATGCCACTCGCCGAATCGGACCGACGCCTCGTCGAAGCGGAACTGGGACGGGACCCGACGCGGGCGGAGGCCGCGCTGTTCGAGAACCTCTGGAGCGAGCACTGCGCGTACCGCTCCTCGCGCCCGCTGTTGTCCGCGTTCACCACCGACAGCGACGACGTCGTCGTCGGACCGGGCGACGACGCCGCCGTGGTGTCGGTCCCCGGCACGGACCAGTTGGTGACGTTCGGCGTCGAGAGCCACAACCACCCCTCCTACGTCGACCCCTACGACGGCGCGGCGACGGGCGTCGGCGGCATCGTCCGCGACACGCTCTCGATGGGCGCGTACCCCATCGCGCTCGCCGACGCGCTGTACTTCGGGGGCTTCGACCGCGACCACTCCCGCTACCTCCTCGACGGCGTCGTGGAGGGCATCAGCGACTACGGGAACGCCATCGGCGTCCCCACGGTCACGGGGAGCACGCAGTTCCACGACGGCTACGAGGGCAACCCGCTCGTGAACGTCGCGTGCGTCGGCCTCGTCACCGAGGACCGCCTCGTCACCGCCGCCGCGAAAGAACCCGGGAACAAGCTCGTGCTCGTCGGGAACGCGACCGGACGGGACGGCCTCGGCGGCGCGAGTTTCGCGAGCGAGGACCTCGCTGAGGACGCCGAGACGGAGGACCGGCCCGCGGTGCAGGTCGGCGACCCGTACACGGAGAAACTCCTCGTGGAGGCCAACGAAGCGCTCGTCGACGAGGGCCTCCTGCAGGCTGCCCGCGACCTCGGCGCGGCGGGACTGGGCGGCGCGTCCTCGGAGTTGGTCGCGCTCGGCGGCCTCGGCGCGCGCATCGACCTGAACGAGGTCCACCAGCGCGAACCGAACATGAACGCGCTCGAAATCCTGCTCGCCGAATCCCAGGAGCGGATGTGCTACGAGGTCCGCCCCGAGGACGTCGAGCGCGTGCGGGAAATCGCGGAGCGCTTCGACCTCGGCTGCTCGGTCATCGGCGAAGTCACCGACGGGAACTACGTCTGCGAGTTCGACAGCGAGGCGCAAGGCGCCTCGGAAGACGCGAGCGGCGACAGCCGCGAGCCAGAGACCGTCGTGGACGCGCCTGCTGAGTTCCTCGCGGACGGCGCGCCGATGAACGACCTCGAACGCGAGGAGCCGACCGAACCTGAGACGGACCTGCCCGACGCCGCCCTCGGCGAGGCGTTCGACGCGGTGCTGTCGAGTCCGAACACGGCGAGCAAGCGCTGGGTGTACCGCCAGTACGACCACGAGGTCGGCAACCGGACGCTCCGGCGGCCCGGCGAGGACGCGGCCGCGCTCACCCTCCCAGAAGCCGACGGGGAGACCGCGCTGGCGTTCTCCGCGGGCGCGAACCCGAACTGGACGACAGCGTCGCCGTACCGGGGCGCGTACGCGACGGCCGTGGAGAACGCGACGAACCTCGCGGCCGTCGGCGCGGAGCCGCTGGCGGCGGTGGACTGCCTGAACGGCGGGAACCCCGAGAAGCCCGACGTCTACGGCGGCTTCGCGGCGGCCGTCGACGGTCTCGCGGACGGCTGTCGCGCCGTCGACGCGCCGGTCGTCGGCGGGAACGTCAGCCTCTACAACGACTCGGTTGCGGGTCCCGTGCCGCCGACGCCGACGCTCGCGATGATCGGCGTCAGGCAGGGCTACGACGCGCCCGGGATGGCGGCCGCGGGCGATGGAAGTCTCGTACTCGTCGGCGGCCACGACGAGACGCTCGGCGGGAGCGAGTACCTCGCGCAGTTCGACGGCAGCGCGCCGTTTCCGGAAGTCGGGGCTGCGGGCGTCGCGGGCGTCCGGACGGCCGCGAATCACGACGCGACGCTCGCGGTTCACGACGTCAGCGACGGCGGCCTCGCGGTGACGCTCGCGGAGATGGTCGACGAGGACGCTGGCGTCGCTGTCGACGTGCCCAGCATCGACGCGCTGTTCTCGGAGGCACCCGGCCGTGCAGTCGTGGAGACGACCGACGCGGACGCGCTCCGTGAGGCCATCGACGCGCCCGTCGTCGACATCGGCGAGGCGACTGGCGACGGCGCGCTGGCGCTCGCTGTGGCTGGGCAGTCCGTCGACTACGACTTCGCGGAAATTGTGGACGCGCGAAGCGTCCTCGAACGCGAGCTCGACTAG
- a CDS encoding universal stress protein codes for MTYVVAFDNSPLSQAALDRAVAFARATGEAVVAVTAIPRDSTEARERGWLGGDETFSVEQVAQNLTENVTDFDPDVGFDYRVVDKYAPRGRVSRAVRDLAVEHDATVVFIGSDNAGRMVGGITSVGQNVSADDRYDVHIVRHTRD; via the coding sequence ATGACGTACGTTGTCGCGTTCGACAACTCGCCGCTCTCGCAGGCCGCGCTCGACCGCGCGGTCGCGTTCGCCAGAGCGACCGGGGAGGCGGTGGTCGCGGTCACCGCGATTCCGCGGGACTCGACGGAAGCGCGCGAACGCGGCTGGCTGGGCGGCGACGAGACGTTCAGCGTCGAACAGGTCGCACAGAATCTCACCGAGAACGTCACGGATTTCGACCCCGACGTCGGGTTCGACTACCGGGTGGTGGACAAGTACGCGCCGCGCGGCCGAGTCAGTCGCGCGGTCCGCGACCTCGCGGTCGAACACGACGCGACGGTCGTGTTCATCGGCAGCGACAACGCCGGGCGGATGGTCGGCGGCATCACCTCCGTCGGACAGAACGTCTCCGCGGACGACCGCTACGACGTCCACATCGTCCGACACACCCGCGACTGA
- the hisF gene encoding imidazole glycerol phosphate synthase subunit HisF, with protein MLTKRVIPCVDVDLDDDGNAAVYTGVNFEDLEYTGDPVEMAKRYNEAGADEFVFLDITASAEGRETMLETVERVADEVFIPLTVGGGIRDKADIKETLRAGADKVSINTGALERPELITEGAKAFGNQCIVISVDARRRYDEQGEHYEQVDGESCWFEATVKGGREGTGRDVVEWAAEAEERGAGELFVNSIDADGTKDGYDLPLTGAVCDAVSTPVIASSGCGSPQDMVDAFDAGADAALAASIFHYGEYTIEETKQYLDDHDVPVRL; from the coding sequence ATGCTGACCAAGCGCGTCATCCCGTGCGTCGACGTCGACTTAGACGACGACGGGAACGCCGCCGTCTACACGGGCGTGAACTTCGAAGACCTCGAGTACACGGGCGACCCCGTAGAGATGGCGAAACGGTACAACGAAGCGGGCGCCGACGAGTTCGTCTTCCTCGACATCACCGCGAGCGCGGAGGGCCGGGAGACGATGCTGGAGACCGTCGAGCGCGTCGCCGACGAGGTGTTCATCCCGCTGACCGTCGGCGGCGGCATCCGCGACAAAGCCGACATCAAGGAGACGCTGCGCGCGGGCGCCGACAAAGTCTCCATCAACACGGGCGCGCTCGAACGCCCCGAACTCATCACGGAGGGCGCGAAGGCGTTCGGCAACCAGTGCATCGTCATCAGCGTGGACGCGCGGCGGCGCTACGACGAGCAGGGCGAGCACTACGAGCAAGTCGACGGGGAGTCCTGCTGGTTCGAGGCGACCGTGAAGGGCGGCCGCGAGGGGACCGGCCGGGACGTCGTCGAGTGGGCAGCGGAGGCGGAGGAGCGCGGCGCGGGCGAGCTGTTCGTGAACTCCATCGACGCCGACGGCACGAAGGACGGCTACGACCTGCCGCTGACGGGCGCGGTCTGTGACGCCGTCTCGACGCCCGTCATCGCGTCCTCGGGGTGCGGTTCGCCCCAAGACATGGTCGACGCCTTCGACGCCGGCGCGGACGCGGCGCTCGCCGCCTCGATTTTCCACTACGGCGAGTACACAATCGAGGAGACCAAGCAGTACCTCGACGACCACGACGTCCCGGTCCGACTGTAG
- a CDS encoding DNA-directed RNA polymerase subunit L, with the protein MDLRVIEKGDAELTIEIAGEDHTFMNGLKGSLIETDGVAAASYDMNPEQSGGQTEPVLTIKTEDGTDPLDALQSAATLMGDELRDFADAFEAAA; encoded by the coding sequence ATGGACCTGCGGGTTATCGAGAAGGGAGACGCGGAACTCACTATCGAGATTGCCGGGGAAGACCACACGTTCATGAACGGGCTGAAGGGCTCGCTCATCGAGACCGACGGCGTCGCCGCGGCCTCGTACGACATGAACCCCGAGCAGTCCGGCGGACAGACCGAACCGGTGCTCACCATCAAGACCGAGGACGGCACCGACCCCCTCGACGCCCTCCAGTCGGCGGCGACGCTGATGGGCGACGAACTCCGGGACTTCGCGGACGCGTTCGAAGCGGCGGCTTAA
- a CDS encoding rhomboid family intramembrane serine protease: MNVSPVVVVAATTLALLAVTAAVPRFRRFSALARVAPVAVLVGIAGAAALQLLDIWTAAAYAAVVALAATGVGVLSVGEGRAAVRRVRSRLLFGIPWGTLLVVAAVAAFYLVVQFGATGRPLVVPFVSWSYFYPVGIVTSPFAHASLGHVTGNLIATVALAPLAEYAFSHYPTERGETSFGSWRTNPYVRALVVFPAVVFGVSLLTGVFSWGATIGFSGVVYAFAGFALVRFPLATVLAVSAREVLSLLWTAVNDPITYASASPSFSSPWWAGISVQGHLFGFLVGAVLAAALVVRRRNRPSAARIWFGSVVFAASMSLWAVWWYGAVDEYVLFRALGVLLVVALAALLTAVVRADTSTLFGDVSTRKVAFVVLLLPVVTMSMVAVPVNLTTVADADLPGDPVEVRGYEVTYAEDVTNERVAGVDVPYFSQATNVSASGVIVASPEREIWTEEVSAGSLGFYGDQSVTVGGVGWQESVGVHRRGWVPAGASPVYNVYVTPPDSATRHVYSSDNATADPVVAGRQVRVTASSGGFDLDVLRDERVVDSTAIPQQNETTNAGGLTFVRNGSRVLAEHENTTISIASRESYE; this comes from the coding sequence ATGAACGTCTCGCCGGTGGTCGTCGTCGCCGCGACGACACTCGCGCTCCTCGCGGTGACTGCCGCGGTGCCGCGGTTTCGTCGGTTCTCCGCGCTGGCTCGCGTCGCACCCGTCGCCGTGCTCGTCGGCATCGCTGGTGCTGCGGCGCTGCAACTGCTCGACATTTGGACCGCCGCCGCGTACGCGGCCGTCGTCGCGCTCGCCGCGACCGGCGTCGGTGTGCTCTCCGTCGGCGAGGGCCGCGCTGCGGTCCGGCGCGTCCGCAGTCGACTCTTGTTCGGGATTCCGTGGGGGACGCTCTTAGTCGTCGCCGCCGTCGCCGCGTTCTACCTCGTCGTCCAGTTCGGCGCGACCGGACGACCGCTGGTCGTGCCGTTCGTCTCGTGGTCGTACTTCTACCCCGTCGGCATCGTCACGTCCCCGTTCGCGCACGCCAGCCTCGGCCACGTTACGGGAAATCTCATCGCGACGGTCGCGCTCGCGCCGCTGGCGGAGTACGCGTTCTCACACTACCCGACCGAGCGCGGCGAGACCTCTTTCGGGTCGTGGCGGACCAACCCCTACGTCCGCGCGCTCGTCGTCTTCCCCGCGGTTGTCTTCGGCGTCAGCCTGCTGACGGGCGTGTTCTCGTGGGGCGCGACAATCGGCTTCTCCGGCGTCGTGTACGCGTTCGCGGGATTCGCGCTCGTGCGCTTCCCGCTGGCGACCGTGCTGGCGGTCTCCGCTCGTGAAGTCCTGTCGCTGCTGTGGACGGCCGTCAACGACCCGATTACGTACGCCTCCGCGTCGCCGTCGTTCTCCTCGCCGTGGTGGGCGGGTATCTCCGTGCAGGGCCACCTGTTCGGGTTCCTCGTCGGCGCCGTGCTCGCCGCCGCGCTCGTCGTCCGCCGCCGGAACCGGCCGTCGGCCGCCCGCATCTGGTTCGGGTCAGTCGTGTTCGCGGCGTCGATGTCGCTGTGGGCGGTGTGGTGGTACGGCGCCGTCGACGAGTACGTGCTCTTCCGCGCGCTCGGCGTGCTGTTGGTCGTCGCGCTCGCCGCCCTCCTGACTGCGGTCGTGCGCGCCGACACGAGCACGCTGTTCGGCGACGTCTCCACGCGGAAGGTCGCGTTCGTGGTGTTGCTGTTGCCCGTCGTGACGATGTCGATGGTCGCCGTGCCGGTGAACCTCACCACCGTCGCGGACGCCGACCTCCCGGGCGACCCCGTCGAGGTCCGCGGCTACGAGGTGACCTACGCCGAGGACGTCACCAACGAGCGCGTCGCTGGCGTGGACGTCCCGTACTTCTCGCAGGCGACGAACGTCTCCGCCAGCGGCGTCATCGTCGCCAGCCCCGAGCGCGAAATCTGGACCGAGGAGGTGAGCGCGGGCAGCCTCGGCTTCTACGGCGACCAGTCGGTCACCGTCGGCGGCGTCGGCTGGCAGGAGTCCGTCGGCGTCCACCGCCGCGGCTGGGTGCCCGCGGGCGCCAGCCCGGTCTACAACGTCTACGTCACGCCGCCAGACAGTGCGACCCGCCACGTCTACAGCTCCGACAACGCCACCGCGGACCCGGTTGTCGCCGGGCGACAGGTGCGCGTGACAGCGAGCAGCGGCGGCTTCGACCTCGACGTCCTGCGCGATGAGCGCGTCGTCGACTCGACGGCGATTCCACAGCAGAACGAGACCACTAATGCGGGCGGGCTGACGTTCGTGCGCAACGGGAGCCGTGTGCTGGCCGAGCACGAGAACACGACTATCAGCATCGCGAGCCGGGAGTCCTACGAGTAG
- a CDS encoding METTL5 family protein, which yields MKRALEQRLSAVDGFDDPSAALEQYPTPADLAAHFLHLADLHGDLAGRTVADLGTGTGMLALGAATRNPERVLAVERDPDALAVARENEPRVEPSVAVDWLLGDATRPPLASVDTVVMNPPFGAQRGSEHADRAFLATAADIAGVSYSIHNAGSQSFVESFAADEGGEVTHAFAAELDVAQQFEFHTSEREVLDVEAFRIEWAGYS from the coding sequence ATGAAGCGCGCGCTCGAACAGCGCCTCTCGGCGGTCGACGGGTTCGACGACCCGAGCGCCGCGCTCGAACAGTACCCCACGCCCGCCGACCTCGCGGCTCACTTCCTCCACCTCGCCGACCTCCACGGCGACCTCGCCGGCCGCACGGTCGCCGACCTCGGCACCGGCACGGGGATGCTCGCGCTCGGCGCCGCCACCCGCAACCCCGAGCGCGTCCTCGCGGTCGAACGCGACCCGGACGCCCTCGCCGTCGCGCGCGAGAACGAACCGCGCGTCGAGCCGAGCGTCGCCGTCGACTGGCTGCTCGGGGACGCGACGCGACCGCCGCTGGCGAGCGTCGACACGGTCGTGATGAATCCGCCGTTCGGCGCGCAGCGCGGCAGCGAACACGCCGACCGCGCGTTCCTCGCCACCGCCGCCGACATCGCGGGCGTCTCCTACTCGATTCACAACGCCGGCAGCCAGTCGTTCGTGGAGTCGTTCGCCGCCGACGAGGGCGGCGAGGTGACCCACGCGTTCGCCGCGGAACTGGACGTCGCACAGCAGTTCGAGTTCCACACCAGCGAGCGAGAAGTGCTGGACGTCGAAGCGTTCCGCATCGAGTGGGCGGGCTACTCGTAG